The Candidatus Aminicenantes bacterium genome includes a window with the following:
- a CDS encoding flippase-like domain-containing protein, whose translation MKRKWFSWLLRLTVSALLIGYFVFNLADRYGGLHGAWLQFVRVFSMARPIWLLAALGLMMLGYSLLTLRWKVLLAAQDHYPPYKRLFRFYIMSTFFNNFLPSTIGGDALRVVQSRRDSSRGAMSLMVVLVERLSGLAALMLIAAVGIVVDGPLRTSRNRLISVVILALTALAVLSVVLGHPRTASRWLPRLRRLLPTGMGSRIQAAVESLWAYYRRPASLGACLGISLVFQFNMVVYYWVIARTLNRVPDFVDFVLNVPIMVFLLMVVPAINGLGVRTAGFRTLMRFPAAFALAAEFVDLGFRIMVGLLGGLVFVFYRRSNE comes from the coding sequence GGCTTCACGGAGCCTGGCTCCAGTTTGTGCGCGTGTTTTCCATGGCCCGGCCGATCTGGTTGTTGGCCGCCTTGGGCCTTATGATGCTGGGCTATTCCCTTCTGACCCTACGCTGGAAAGTATTGCTTGCCGCACAGGACCACTATCCCCCATATAAACGTCTCTTTCGCTTTTATATCATGTCCACCTTTTTCAACAATTTTCTGCCCTCCACCATTGGCGGCGATGCCCTGAGAGTGGTGCAAAGCCGCAGGGATTCGTCCCGGGGTGCCATGTCGCTGATGGTGGTTTTGGTTGAACGGTTGAGCGGACTTGCCGCCCTGATGCTGATCGCGGCTGTTGGTATAGTGGTGGACGGCCCTTTGCGAACGTCGCGAAACCGGTTGATCTCCGTGGTGATTCTGGCATTGACGGCGCTGGCCGTGCTGTCGGTTGTGTTGGGCCACCCCCGTACGGCGTCTCGATGGCTTCCCCGTCTGCGCAGGCTGCTGCCGACCGGTATGGGTAGTCGTATCCAGGCCGCGGTTGAAAGCCTCTGGGCGTATTATCGCCGGCCGGCCAGCTTGGGAGCCTGCCTGGGAATCAGCCTGGTGTTCCAGTTCAACATGGTGGTTTATTACTGGGTGATTGCGCGCACCCTGAACCGTGTTCCCGATTTTGTTGATTTCGTGCTGAATGTTCCCATCATGGTGTTTTTGTTGATGGTTGTACCGGCCATTAACGGGTTGGGGGTTCGCACGGCTGGATTCAGAACCCTGATGCGATTTCCAGCCGCATTTGCCCTTGCGGCAGAGTTTGTGGATTTGGGTTTTCGCATTATGGTGGGTCTGCTTGGCGGCCTGGTGTTTGTTTTTTACCGCCGCTCAAATGAATAG
- a CDS encoding divergent polysaccharide deacetylase family protein, with protein sequence MSARKIRRRKSNVLAYFLLFAALALGIVIVLEYLDHRNGKPTFLLSRVLGRPHGGKAVDAGKPKDSFHHKLMRLMDSRDPNYSLVQDSRGRYHVKWKLGDEKRKKVVDELEKLAKVHGRHWKIEEVQHLNGEHLYLYSIHSDAGEASHLMLITTGAPAPEAAPLPDSGKPIKGRLAVIIDDIGFNELGSLELKRLGVPVTAAVIPHAPYAYDEARQLHMYGIEQIIHLPMQAANRNLEPDPDQFVLKGADLTTIRRLIHRSRTLVPYARGINNHMGSLTTGDPQTMSRVLSVLKEEGLFFVDSRTSVSTVAYSMARKMNVAATQRDVFLEDINNDQVTYHYARSQVIKGAKLARSRGYAVAIGHPYPTTLKAIRDAVNEVRGMGVHFVPVSRLLEK encoded by the coding sequence ATGAGCGCAAGAAAAATCCGCCGTAGAAAAAGCAATGTGTTGGCTTATTTTCTGCTGTTTGCCGCCCTGGCCCTGGGGATCGTTATCGTCCTGGAATACTTGGATCATCGCAACGGCAAGCCTACCTTCCTTTTGTCTCGCGTTCTGGGTCGGCCGCATGGCGGAAAAGCGGTTGATGCCGGTAAGCCGAAGGATTCGTTTCACCACAAGTTGATGCGACTCATGGATTCCCGGGATCCCAACTACAGCCTGGTTCAGGATTCCCGCGGGCGCTATCATGTCAAATGGAAACTGGGGGATGAAAAGCGCAAAAAAGTGGTGGACGAACTAGAGAAACTGGCGAAGGTTCACGGCCGCCACTGGAAAATTGAGGAAGTCCAGCACCTCAACGGGGAGCATCTTTACCTGTATTCCATCCACTCTGATGCAGGAGAAGCTTCCCACCTGATGCTCATTACCACGGGAGCCCCAGCTCCTGAGGCGGCACCGCTTCCGGATTCCGGCAAGCCCATCAAAGGACGCTTGGCAGTCATCATCGATGATATCGGCTTTAACGAATTGGGGTCCCTGGAGTTGAAGCGGTTGGGCGTTCCCGTCACGGCAGCCGTGATTCCCCACGCCCCCTACGCTTATGACGAAGCCCGCCAGCTCCATATGTACGGCATTGAACAGATCATTCACCTGCCCATGCAGGCCGCCAATCGCAACTTGGAACCCGATCCCGACCAGTTTGTTCTCAAAGGTGCGGATTTGACCACCATACGTCGTTTGATCCATCGCTCCCGCACCCTGGTGCCCTATGCCCGGGGGATCAACAATCATATGGGCTCACTGACTACCGGCGATCCCCAAACCATGAGTCGGGTATTGTCCGTATTGAAAGAAGAGGGACTGTTTTTCGTGGACTCCCGTACCTCCGTATCCACGGTGGCCTACAGCATGGCCAGGAAGATGAACGTGGCCGCGACGCAGCGGGATGTCTTTCTCGAAGACATCAACAACGATCAAGTCACCTATCATTACGCACGCAGTCAAGTGATAAAAGGGGCCAAGCTGGCCCGCAGCCGCGGATACGCCGTGGCTATCGGACATCCTTACCCCACCACGCTCAAAGCCATCCGGGATGCGGTCAACGAGGTTCGCGGCATGGGCGTACACTTTGTCCCGGTTTCCCGGTTGCTGGAGAAATAA
- the htpG gene encoding molecular chaperone HtpG, giving the protein MSSEKDKKQTFEFQSEVRQLLNILVYSLYQNPEVFLRELVSNAVDALNKVQFQLLTHPELADKEEELAIHISVNQAQKALVIEDNGIGMTREELIENLGTIAHSGTTEFLRHLSDSASDRQVDLIGKFGVGFYSAFMVAKEIHVTTRGLAADAKAWLWSSKGDSAYSIREAVKKTRGTRIELRLKKDALEFLDPTRIRRALHKHSRFVPFPIYLENRKFDSAEAIWTQPKSSLTEEQYREFYSFLDHTPEKPLTWLHLSSDAPVQFNALLFVPGISLESMGLGPTEPGVDLYSRKVLISKGNRDILPEYLRFLRGVVDSEEIPLNISRESIQHNARIDRIRQHLVKKFISHLGDLQRRDRDLYLKVWDLFGRHLREGVATDPNHKDALAPLLLFHSTYGDGEEWVDLESYAQRMKPDQKEIFFISGPDMKSLRKNPALEAFQRRKIEVLLLVDPLDEIVLDHLRKFKEHPFKSAESADISLEAKDDSGAGKEDPDQAREFAAFLKKLYGDRVSDVRVSSRLVDHPCMLVRPGDGPSAQMEKVMRMMNEEYRFTQRIFEINPGHALIRELVRMHSESPDSEELAELSRLLLDNQLLAEGMADGMDELVPRIQAVMLAAARKQ; this is encoded by the coding sequence ATGAGTAGCGAAAAAGACAAAAAACAAACCTTTGAATTTCAATCCGAAGTCCGGCAATTGCTGAATATCCTGGTTTACTCATTGTATCAGAACCCGGAAGTGTTTTTGCGGGAGCTCGTGTCCAACGCCGTGGATGCGTTAAACAAAGTTCAATTTCAGCTTCTGACCCACCCGGAGCTTGCCGATAAAGAGGAAGAGTTGGCCATTCACATTTCGGTGAACCAGGCTCAGAAAGCGTTGGTCATTGAAGATAACGGTATCGGCATGACCCGTGAGGAGTTGATTGAAAATCTTGGCACGATCGCCCATTCAGGCACAACCGAGTTTCTCAGGCATTTGTCTGACTCCGCGTCCGATCGTCAGGTCGATTTGATCGGCAAGTTCGGCGTGGGATTCTACTCCGCGTTCATGGTTGCCAAAGAGATTCATGTGACCACCCGAGGGTTGGCTGCCGATGCCAAAGCCTGGTTATGGAGTTCAAAGGGAGACTCGGCCTACTCCATCCGGGAAGCTGTGAAAAAGACCCGGGGCACGCGCATCGAGTTGCGCCTGAAAAAGGATGCCCTGGAATTTCTTGATCCCACGCGGATTCGCCGGGCGCTGCACAAGCATTCCCGCTTCGTCCCCTTTCCCATTTACCTGGAAAACAGAAAATTTGACAGTGCGGAAGCCATCTGGACCCAACCCAAGTCCAGTCTGACTGAGGAGCAGTACCGCGAGTTTTACTCGTTTCTGGATCATACACCGGAGAAACCGTTGACCTGGCTCCATCTTTCATCCGACGCCCCGGTTCAGTTCAACGCCCTGTTGTTTGTTCCCGGAATCTCGTTGGAGTCCATGGGGTTGGGTCCGACGGAGCCGGGCGTTGACCTCTATTCGCGCAAAGTGCTGATCAGCAAGGGCAATCGTGACATCCTGCCGGAGTATTTGCGTTTCCTGCGCGGTGTGGTCGACTCCGAGGAGATTCCCCTCAATATTTCACGCGAATCAATTCAGCACAATGCCCGAATCGACCGCATCCGTCAACATCTGGTCAAGAAGTTCATCTCCCACCTGGGCGACCTGCAACGCCGCGATCGTGATCTCTACCTAAAGGTATGGGATTTGTTTGGCCGGCATCTGCGTGAGGGCGTGGCCACGGATCCAAATCACAAAGATGCGTTGGCTCCGCTTCTGCTGTTTCATTCCACCTACGGCGATGGAGAGGAGTGGGTGGATTTGGAATCGTATGCGCAACGCATGAAACCCGATCAGAAAGAGATCTTTTTCATATCCGGTCCCGACATGAAATCTCTGCGCAAGAATCCCGCTCTGGAAGCTTTCCAGCGGCGAAAGATAGAGGTGCTGTTGCTGGTGGATCCCCTGGATGAGATCGTGTTGGATCATCTGCGCAAATTCAAGGAGCACCCTTTCAAATCCGCTGAAAGCGCGGATATATCCCTGGAGGCGAAAGACGACTCCGGCGCCGGTAAAGAAGATCCCGACCAGGCACGGGAATTTGCGGCTTTCCTGAAAAAGTTGTACGGGGATCGCGTGTCGGATGTCCGTGTGTCCAGCCGCCTCGTAGATCATCCCTGCATGCTGGTTCGTCCGGGAGACGGACCCTCGGCCCAGATGGAAAAAGTCATGCGCATGATGAACGAAGAGTACCGGTTCACGCAGCGTATTTTTGAGATCAATCCCGGGCATGCCCTGATCCGAGAGCTGGTGCGCATGCATAGCGAGTCACCCGACTCCGAGGAGTTGGCGGAGTTGTCCCGTCTTCTGCTGGACAATCAATTGCTGGCTGAAGGTATGGCGGACGGTATGGATGAGCTGGTGCCGCGTATCCAGGCGGTCATGCTGGCCGCGGCCCGCAAGCAATGA
- the malQ gene encoding 4-alpha-glucanotransferase produces the protein MNDPLGREQRSSGLLLHITSLPGRFGIGTLGREAEAFLEQLVRAGQSAWQVLPLNPTSSVFGYSPYASPSALAGNPLLIDLESIQAESWCPDLELSSLEVPAAGRVDFAAAERCGCRLETAFRGFCKSAPLRDRDAFNEFKKNQAGWLDDYALFTCFCRRFQTGHWLDWPEEIRVRDPRALAVARRDHEAETETVVFRQFLFERQWLKLKESAEQHGVRLIGDIPIYVNLDSADAWAHPEIFDLDQRTRKPGAVAGVPPDYFSATGQLWGNPLYNWFNGSSLNQAVLHWWENRMRRMLEWFHLVRLDHFRAFAKYWAVPADSRTAECGQWRPGPGSAFFQSMQKRLGPLPLIAEDLGEITPDVEALRDELELPGMKILQFAFDGDPGNIHLPHNYSSPCCVVYPGTHDNNTVNGWFYGPELDDASRKRVMEYVGAGNPHDMHWNIIRLALQSIARLAVIPVQDVLGFGADCRMNTPGRASGNWAWQLKPQDLNPGVLDWLAHLTRVYGRA, from the coding sequence ATGAACGATCCTCTGGGCAGGGAACAGCGTTCCAGCGGCTTGTTGCTGCACATTACTTCTTTGCCCGGCCGTTTCGGTATCGGTACGCTGGGAAGGGAAGCGGAAGCATTTCTCGAGCAACTGGTCCGGGCCGGGCAGAGCGCCTGGCAGGTTCTTCCCCTGAATCCAACCTCGTCGGTATTCGGCTACTCGCCCTACGCATCCCCATCCGCCCTTGCCGGCAATCCGCTCCTGATCGACCTGGAGTCGATCCAGGCTGAATCCTGGTGTCCCGACTTGGAGTTATCCAGCCTGGAAGTGCCGGCTGCGGGCCGGGTCGATTTCGCTGCCGCGGAACGATGTGGTTGCCGCCTGGAAACGGCGTTCAGGGGCTTTTGTAAATCCGCTCCTCTGCGGGACCGGGACGCGTTCAATGAATTCAAAAAAAACCAGGCGGGCTGGCTGGACGATTACGCTTTGTTCACCTGTTTTTGCCGGCGCTTCCAAACAGGGCACTGGTTGGACTGGCCGGAAGAAATCCGCGTTCGGGATCCCCGGGCTCTCGCCGTCGCGCGTCGTGATCATGAGGCGGAAACGGAAACCGTGGTTTTTCGTCAATTCCTGTTTGAGCGGCAATGGCTGAAGCTGAAAGAGTCGGCTGAGCAGCATGGAGTTCGGCTCATCGGCGATATTCCCATCTACGTCAATCTGGACAGTGCCGATGCCTGGGCCCACCCGGAAATCTTTGACCTGGACCAACGCACGCGCAAGCCTGGAGCCGTTGCCGGCGTACCTCCCGATTATTTCAGCGCCACCGGCCAACTCTGGGGCAATCCGCTTTACAACTGGTTCAATGGTTCGAGTTTGAACCAGGCCGTGCTGCACTGGTGGGAGAACCGGATGCGGCGTATGCTGGAATGGTTTCACCTGGTCCGTCTGGATCACTTCCGCGCCTTTGCCAAGTATTGGGCGGTCCCCGCGGATTCGCGAACTGCTGAATGCGGGCAATGGCGGCCCGGCCCGGGCAGTGCTTTTTTTCAATCGATGCAGAAGCGGCTGGGGCCGCTACCGCTTATTGCCGAGGACCTGGGAGAGATTACGCCCGACGTGGAGGCCCTGCGGGATGAGCTTGAATTGCCGGGCATGAAGATCCTGCAGTTCGCCTTTGACGGGGATCCAGGTAACATCCACCTTCCCCACAATTACTCCTCTCCCTGTTGCGTGGTCTATCCGGGCACCCATGACAACAACACGGTGAACGGATGGTTCTACGGCCCGGAGCTCGATGACGCGTCGCGCAAACGGGTAATGGAGTACGTGGGTGCCGGGAATCCTCACGACATGCACTGGAATATCATCCGTCTGGCGCTGCAGTCGATCGCCCGCCTGGCCGTGATCCCGGTGCAAGACGTGTTGGGGTTCGGTGCGGATTGCCGCATGAACACCCCCGGCAGGGCAAGCGGCAACTGGGCCTGGCAGTTGAAACCACAAGACCTGAATCCAGGTGTTCTGGACTGGTTGGCTCACCTGACCCGCGTGTACGGTCGCGCCTGA